AAGTGACCGTAATGTGGAGAATAAAACTATAGAAGGAAATGGAATATCGGCGTTAAGTTCAAGCCAGTTGGAGGCTCATTCGGGACGCATTATTAATGGGAAAAATGGCAATATCGCAACTTTTCCCTACATAGTGCGTATGCGTGTGAATAACGTTGGTATTTGTGGTGCTAGTATTATAACGTACACTCATGTATTCACCGCTGCTCACTGTCTGTACGACAATCAGGATCCTGCCTCGGTAAGAAGCCGATCCATGCGCAGATGTGTTTATAGCTGCGAATGACGCTTCATATATTTCGATGTATTCACACTACAGATCACGTTGTACGGAGGCAGTGCATCGCAGACCATTGGTGGTGTCGTGTTTTTCGCTTGCAAAGTCATAATCCATCCACAGTACGACCCCGAAACGCAGGATTACGATGCGGGGATAGTTCAAATAAAGAAGTCTTTTCATGGATACAAAAACATTGCTCCAATCGCTCTTCAAAATACTGAACTTCCTAGCAATACTTCCTGCTATGTGATTGGATGGGGTTTGACTAATTATGATGTAAAAATTACTCCAGACATTATGCAGTATGCAATTCTGAAAGTAATTTCCCCGCTGCAATGTTCAGTCGCATGGTCAAGTTATGCTACTCCGCAGTGAGTACGAGTTTTATGAATCTCTTGATGTATTGcttcattttccctttttccttaCAGATTTATTTGTGCCAAGCATACCGTTAACGAAGATGTATGCAACGGTGATAGTGGAGGTCCATTTGTCTGTAACGGCAAGCTAACAGGTGCCACCTCCTATAGTGGTCAAGGCTGCCGGGGCAAAATGCCATCAGCGTTTGTTAAAGTTACGGCTCCAGCCATTCGTGAATTCATTCGTACCAATGTTGGCATTTAAGTTATAATAAACTGTAAAAGTATAACAGAAAATTTGTACACCGATTTTTTTATAAGACTGATAACACCATTTGGTTTCAAGAGAGCAATGCATTTG
This genomic interval from Anopheles merus strain MAF chromosome 3L, AmerM5.1, whole genome shotgun sequence contains the following:
- the LOC121599647 gene encoding trypsin 3A1-like; this encodes MQSVIAIVGTVCLASCFSNVLASDRNVENKTIEGNGISALSSSQLEAHSGRIINGKNGNIATFPYIVRMRVNNVGICGASIITYTHVFTAAHCLYDNQDPASITLYGGSASQTIGGVVFFACKVIIHPQYDPETQDYDAGIVQIKKSFHGYKNIAPIALQNTELPSNTSCYVIGWGLTNYDVKITPDIMQYAILKVISPLQCSVAWSSYATPQFICAKHTVNEDVCNGDSGGPFVCNGKLTGATSYSGQGCRGKMPSAFVKVTAPAIREFIRTNVGI